In the Euphorbia lathyris chromosome 5, ddEupLath1.1, whole genome shotgun sequence genome, one interval contains:
- the LOC136230435 gene encoding uncharacterized protein: protein MATLNTISPLKFPAISKPITQFHKPLLPSSILLSTRLFKIPKSSKLSHDSPKSRKSWIIGSVTEDREAIPVKDELSDDKKKLVVLLNGSEDFQAISSSSPIDEKKDGDGNGEDKLVSRAINATIVLGFGTLAVTKLLTVDYDYWHGWTLYEVLRYAPEHNWIAYEEALKSNPVLAKMAISGIVYSMGDWIAQCYEGKPLFEFDRARMFRSGLVGFTLHGSLSHYYYQFCEALFPFQDWWVVPAKVAFDQTVWSAVWNSIYFTVLGLLRFESPANILSELQATFWPMLTAGWKLWPFAHLITYGVIPLEQRLLWVDCIELIWVTILSTYSNEKSETRLSEVTLEPNSSSSSNLTEE, encoded by the exons ATGGCAACCCTAAACACAATCTCCCCTCTTAAATTTCCTGCAATAAGCAAACCAATCACCCAATTCCATAAACCCTTATTACCATCATCTATTCTCCTCTCTACAAGACTTTTCAAAATCCCCAAATCATCAAAATTATCGCACGATTCACCGAAATCCAGGAAGAGCTGGATCATTGGGTCTGTCACGGAGGATCGGGAAGCGATTCCGGTTAAGGATGAGCTTTCCGACGATAAAAAGAAACTTGTTGTGTTGCTTAATGGGTCTGAGGATTTTCAGGCtatttcatcttcttctccGATTGATGAGAAGAAAGATGGAGATGGTAATGGTGAAGATAAGTTAGTTAGTAGAGCGATTAATGCTACGATTGTGTTGGGTTTTGGGACACTTGCTGTCACTAAATTGCTCACTGTTGATTATGATTATTGGCAT GGATGGACCCTTTATGAGGTGCTAAGATATGCACCTGAACACAATTGGATTGCATATGAAGAAGCTCTTAAATCAAACCCAGTTTTAGCTAAAATGGCGATCAGTGGGATTGTGTATTCTATGGGAGATTGGATTGCACAA TGTTATGAAGGGAAGCCTCTTTTTGAGTTTGACCGTGCACGCATGTTTAGATCAGGCCTCGTCGGGTTTACTCTTCATGGATCACTTTCTCATTATTACTACCAATTCTGTGAG gctctttttccttttcaagATTGGTGGGTAGTCCCTGCTAAGGTTGCCTTTGATCAAACAGTGTGGTCCGCCGTTTGGAACAGTATCTATTTCACAGTGCTCGGTTTACTGCGTTTTGAGTCGCCTGCCAATATTCTCAGTGAACTTCAAGCAACATTCTGGCCTATGTTGACG GCAGGATGGAAGCTTTGGCCATTTGCTCACTTGATTACGTATGGCGTCATCCCCCTCGAACAACGACTTCTTTGGGTCGACTGCATCGAGCTCATTTGGGTTACAATACTTTCTAC TTATTCAAATGAGAAGTCAGAAACACGACTTTCAGAAGTAACATTGGAACCGAATTCCAGTTCGTCAAGCAATCTTACTGAG GAGTAA